In Ptychodera flava strain L36383 chromosome 21, AS_Pfla_20210202, whole genome shotgun sequence, a genomic segment contains:
- the LOC139121838 gene encoding chondroitin sulfate synthase 3-like, producing MKKKRWKISRVRQLSNRNLSHQSLLQDKTFLSIITGIMFGVAVSTLFLIEPKFPKIPLSLPHSWPRTDDATGKLNRPIRTQHFGDETVAAANETAVVRKQLYVGVLTAGRFLKTRATACNRTWGQGVPDLEFFSQVKTTNDWSLPIVTLQNISDDVYPPQQKAFEMLKYMCNHHIHDFNWFLRADDDVYVKVDKLLAFLSQIDHGKMVYIGQPGHGFPEVRHKLGLDGHNFCMGGPGVVFSRAALMGLCPHLDQCMAAVVSKEEDVEIGRCVTKHLGIECTRSWEFMDLFYHAYKEDFHSQRPFSTNLHENPHVIKALTLHYAKEPHIMYRLHRYYTSQKLIETRQTIQNLKETIGMMKDNLLNRVVMATDDRKRMRRPIDTMVGWSAFTLDRRYLVPNTESVTNTLQNQFHQAVKSALKYLTQDYGSDIKFGHFRRGLYRYHHGDQLDFLLDFVFEDGKEKRLTTKRIRLIQTLNRTRTTMSSKHKVETSQLYIVLPDSDGTGDLKSFMQTYAELVHENISLLKKIMLIFAADSLESVEKIKSVITTYKQKYPHLRTSVQTASSLCKIFTDIVKNVKTNEDSLVLVGNTQMKLSLSLFQNCYGNTIQGKQIYLPVPLVQNISLAEEKAAWQTSGVIFCAHSSDFKALIDLTGNVVPWNQATIAEHFEKIGLQTFKAYQTNLKIPLAKT from the exons ATGAAAAAGAAAAGATGGAAAATCAGTCGAGTACGTCAGCTGTCAAATCGCAATCTCTCACATCAGTCACTGCTTCAAGACAAAACGTTCTTATCTATCATCACTGGGATCATGTTTGGAGTCGCCGTGTCGACCTTGTTTCTGATCGAACCAAAATTTCCCAAGATTCCTCTCAGTCTACCTCATTCCTGGCCGAGAACTGATGACGCCACGGGAAAGTTAAACAGGCCAATCAGAACACAGCATTTTGGTGATGAGACAGTTGCAGCAGCCAATGAGACTGCTGTTGTGAGAAAGCAGCTCTATGTTGGTGTTTTAACTGCAGGGAGATTTTTGAAGACAAGAGCCACTGCATGCAACAGGACTTGGGGTCAAGGGGTCCCAGACTTGGAGTTCTTTTCTCAGGTAAAGACGACCAATGACTGGTCTCTGCCGATAGTAACACTACAAAACATAAGTGACGATGTTTACCCTCCGCAACAGAAAGCCTTCGAAATGTTAAAGTACATGTGTAACCATCATATCCACGACTTCAATTGGTTCCTAAGAGCTGATGATGATGTTTATGTCAAAGTGGACAAGTTGCTGGCTTTTTTGAGTCAGATTGATCATGGAAAAATG GTCTACATTGGTCAACCTGGTCATGGCTTTCCTGAAGTCCGACACAAGCTGGGATTGGATGGACATAATTTTTGCATGGGAGGCCCTGGCGTTGTGTTCAGTAGAGCTGCATTAATGG GTTTGTGTCCTCACCTGGATCAGTGTATGGCTGCGGTCGTCTCAAAAGAAGAGGATGTTGAAATTGGCAGATGTGTTACTAAACATTTGGGTATAGAGTGTACAAGGTCATGGGAG TTTATGGATCTGTTTTATCATGCGTACAAAGAAGATTTCCACAGTCAACGACCTTTCAGtacaaatttgcatgaaaacccTCATGTAATCAAGGCATTAACATTACACTACGCAAAAGAACCACATATCATGTATCGTCTACACAGATATTACACCAGTCAAAAATTGATTGAGACAAGACAG ACAATCCAAAATCTCAAGGAGACTATAGGCATGATGAAGGACAATCTCTTAAACcgtgttgtcatggcaacagatGATAGGAAAAGGATGAGGAGACCGATCGATACTATGGTAGGATGGAGTGCTTTCACGCTTGATAGAAGATATCTGGTGCCCAACACAGAATCTGTAACGAACACACTGCAAAATCAATTTCATCAG GCTGTGAAATCTGCTTTGAAGTACCTAACCCAGGATTACGGCTCAGATATCAAGTTTGGCCATTTCAGAAGAGGATTGTACAGATATCACCATGGCGACCAGCTGGATTTCTTACTAGATTTTGTGTTTGAAGACGGCAAAGAAAAACGTCTTACGACTAAACGGATCAGACTTATCCAAACTCTGAATAGAACCAGAACAACGATGTCTTCAAAACACAAAGTGGAAACTTCTCAACTTTATATCGTACTACCCGATTCTGATGGCACTGGTGACTTGAAAAGTTTTATGCAGACCTATGCAGAATTGGTTCATGAAAACATATCTTTgctgaaaaaaatcatgttaATTTTTGCAGCTGACTCTCTTGAATCTGTTGAGAAAATTAAATCAGTGATCACAACTTACAAACAGAAATATCCCCATCTACGGACATCAGTCCAAACAGCGTCTTCCCTATGTAAAATATTCACAGATATagtcaaaaatgtgaaaaccaaTGAAGATAGTTTAGTACTCGTTGGAAACACACAGATGAAACTAAGTTTATCCTTATTTCAGAATTGCTATGGCAACACAATTCAGGGAAAACAAATATACTTACCGGTGCCTTTGGTGCAGAACATTTCTTTAGCAGAAGAAAAGGCAGCTTGGCAGACATCAGGGGTTATATTCTGTGCCCACAGTTCAGATTTCAAAGCCTTAATCGATCTAACAGGAAATGTGGTTCCTTGGAATCAAGCTACAATTGCagagcattttgaaaaaataggtTTACAGACTTTTAAAGCTTATCAGACAAATCTAAAAATTCCCCTTGCAAAGACCTAA